The window tgtgaaaatatatatatatatatatatatatatatgtttatggactcataaaaatataagctacaaaaaaatgtaacaatattatattttcttatatattaaaaaaatattattattattattatatatatttatatattcgAATGACATACATGGAAAGAGATAATTCCTAAACTATAAcatttctatatatatattatatcttcatataaaatattattgaaaattatttttcttccaaaaaaaaaaaaaaaaaaaagaaaaatatttaaataaaattcaagcatatatatatatatatatatatgtatttcttcatagttttttttttctacaATGTAGCCTTAATTTCGGTACAATTTTATTCATTACGAATTATGCTTTGCTACTTTTCTTGATCTTTATTTGttcattatatatcattaggacttatatttttattttataataattatatatggaaatatatttttctacTCTGTTTTGAAATGcttaaaagaaaaaatattttattacatttttactgtttttgtttttgtttttgtttttaatttattttatttttatttattcataattttttttttttttgtttgttatatatatatatatatatatatttatatacatatatattatgttagTATAATTTTGTTATGATGCATTTACATGTGCAATGTCATTCATTCATGTAATACTgtgtaaatatttttctcaAATATTAAgacttttatataaaaatgtgtattatatatatgtcatttctttatttgttatttttttttaatatattatatatatttccacaaaaatatatgttacatattttttatgtgttATATTGAAATGATATACGATTATGGttatgaattaaaaaaagagtcaaaagtatataattttttttttttttttttttttttttttttNNNNNNNNNNNNNNNNNNNNNNNNNNNNNNNNNNNNNNNNNNNNNNNNNNNNNNNNNNNNNNNNNNNNNNNNNNNNNNNNNNNNNNNNNNNNNNNNNNNNNNNNNNNNNNNNNNNNNNNNNNNNNNNNNNNNNNNNNNNNNNNNNNNNNNNNNNNNNNNNNNNNNNNNNNNNNNNNNNNNNNNNNNNNNNNNNNNNNNNNNNNNNNNNNNNNNNNNNNNNNNNNNNNNNNNNNNNNNNNNNNNNNNNNNNNNNNNNNNNNNNNNNNNNNNNNNNNNNNNNNNNNNNNNNNNNNNNNNNNNNNNNNNNNNNNNNNNNNNNNNNNNNNNNNNNNNNNNNNNNNNNNNNNNNNNNNNNNNNNNNNNNNNNNNNNNNNNNNNNNNNNNNNNNNNNNNNNNNNNNaaaatttttttttttttttttttcaactGTTATctgaaaatatattataaattgtacgtttatatatattattacatgGACAAGTAAATGGTGTATTgttcataaatattattataattaaaataaataaataaatatatatatatatatatatatatatatatatatatatatatataataaaagaaagacatatttatatatggaGAACAAGACAATAGTAATTGATAACGGTTCaggtaataaaaaaaaaaaataaaatacatataatatgaacaaaatttttttaatttttcttatcctatttaattttatgaatTCTCCAATGATTATCTTAAAATGTATTATgaatacatatacatatatttatatatatatatatatattaagttatatatacacatatatatatttttattcatcATAGGATATATAAAGGCGGGAATAAATTCAAGTGCAGAACCATCCATTGTGTTCCCAACTATAGTAGGGATTGAAAAGAACGACGAAActaaaaagatatatacaGGTGATGAAGCATTTTTTCATGAAtcaaatttaaatatttatcgTCCTATTGATCATGGACATATAAGTGATTGGGATAAAGCGCAAAAGGTTTGGGATTATACGTTAAATTGTGTAGATCCTAGTAAGAGTATAAAAgacatattattaacagAACCTCCTTTATGTTCTATATCTCATCGAAAAAAAATGGGAGAAATATTTTTCGAATATTTTGATACTTTGAATCTTAATTTATCTGTTTCTGGATTAATGTCTTTATATGCATCTGGATTAACTACTGGTCTTGTTTTAGATATAGGAGAAGGTGTTACTCAATGCTTACCCGTTTTTGATGGttatattgaaaaaaacTCTATTATTCGTTCAGATTTTGGTGGAGAAGAATTAAGTATGTTTTTGCAAAAACTTATATGTGATATCGGTTATAGTATGACAACAACAAAAAGTTTAgaatatgtaaaaaatattaaagaGACCATATGCTTTTGTTCTTTAAACCCATCAGAAGACCAATTAAGAAATGATTTAGCAGCAACCTATACGTTACCTGATGGAGATGTTCTAAGAGATGGATATGATTCCATAGAAATATCCCATGAACGTTTTTATGTCGCTGAAGCTTTATTTAATCCACAACTATGTCATAGAGATAATCTAAGTATAATTGATATCATTTGGAAATCTATTTTATCATGTCCAATGgaaaatagaaaaatattatctaGCTCTATAGTACTTTCAGGAGGTTCTAGTTTATTTCCCAATCTAGTTGAGCGTATAGAAACAGAAGTAAGAAATAATGCTCCTGAAAGTGCCCGTTCGATGGTCAAGgtaataaattttaaatatatgatcactcatacatacatatatagaATAAATAAGATGTACGCTATCAATCTctacatattattataataaagaatgatacatatatatatatatatatatatatatgtaatatatgtatatatttatttgttttttttatctttattatagGTTCATGCTCATGAGAACAGAGCTGTTATGGCCTGGTGTGGAGCACAAATTTTTTCCCAGGCTGAATTGAGAGAATCACAAACAGGAATATGGATATCAAAAGAAGAGTATGAAGAAATAGGATCcaacatttttttaacaaaggcaagaacaaaaaaaaNNNNNNNNNNNNNNNNNNNNNNNNNNNNNNNNNNNNNNNNNNNNNNNNNNNNNNNNNNNNNNNNNNNNNNNNNNNNNNNNNNNNNNNNNNNNNNNNNNNNNNNNNNNNNNNNNNNNNNNNNNNNNNNNNNNNNNNNNNNNNNNNNNNNNNNNNNNNNNNNNNNNNNNNNNNNNNNNNNNNNNNNNNNNNNNNNNNNNNNNNNNNNNNNNNNNNNNNNNNNNNNNNNNNNNNNNNNNNNNNNNNNNNNNNNNNNNNNNNNNNNNNNNNNNNNNaaaaaaaaaaaaaaaaaaaaaaaaaaaaaaaaaaaaaaaaaaaaaaaaaaaaaaaaaaaaaaaaattgatatAAGTGTGCATTAGTctaatttcttttttatcgGCATATTGTGTAATATGTTCTTAAGTTTAATGTATTTTTCTTAACTATGcaatgataattatattatattatatattttattatttataggCATCTCTAAAACTTACTTAAACATGTTAGAGTTCAGCATGggttttatatattccttcattttatttatatatttttcttttcttttttttggtGTTTCtcctttattatattccatcaaaattactttttattttttatggtaatttttatctttcctttttatgtttttttgctaaaatataaaatataaaatatatatatatatatatatattatgataatatagtcatttttttttttttttttttttttttttttt of the Plasmodium reichenowi strain SY57 chromosome 11, whole genome shotgun sequence genome contains:
- a CDS encoding actin-like protein, putative; its protein translation is MENKTIVIDNGSGYIKAGINSSAEPSIVFPTIVGIEKNDETKKIYTGDEAFFHESNLNIYRPIDHGHISDWDKAQKVWDYTLNCVDPSKSIKDILLTEPPLCSISHRKKMGEIFFEYFDTLNLNLSVSGLMSLYASGLTTGLVLDIGEGVTQCLPVFDGYIEKNSIIRSDFGGEELSMFLQKLICDIGYSMTTTKSLEYVKNIKETICFCSLNPSEDQLRNDLAATYTLPDGDVLRDGYDSIEISHERFYVAEALFNPQLCHRDNLSIIDIIWKSILSCPMENRKILSSSIVLSGGSSLFPNLVERIETEVRNNAPESARSMVKVHAHENRAVMAWCGAQIFSQAELRESQTGIWISKEEYEEIGSNIFLTKASLKLT